A single region of the Arthrobacter sp. zg-Y20 genome encodes:
- the malQ gene encoding 4-alpha-glucanotransferase, translating to MSAKPTDQSVPDTDLLHQLADFHHVATTFKGWDGSEQQVTDATLRRVLSAMGLDTATDKDLERSLAQSRAAVWKGPLPPTAVVRQGIPGTVAVHLPAGSSAQLTLRLEDGSEQDLDWPDTPEAELEVDGTLVARTAVPLPEGLELGWHRLELTSGATRAEAVLVVTPDRLGTADALLAKRAWGVQAQLYSVRSSRSWGIGDLTDLADLAAVAGSDYDAGFVLINPLHAAEPAPPIEPSPYLPTTRRFFNPLYIRVEAVPEYAYLGDAQHRAAEDTARSLYEANTSAAELDRDASFAGKLKVLEDVYRVPRSPARQRQFEEFTADAGQGLENFARWCALAEELAPGAPEWDDASGPDSEYVLAQLPRLQERIGFFKWLQWILDEQLEAVQQAARKAGMGIGVIHDLAVGVHPAGADAWMLRDVLTSGISVGAPPDMFNQRGQDWSQPPWHPGRLAESGYAAYRDMIRTILRHAGGIRVDHILGLFRLWWIPQDAESPGEGAYVYYDHEALIGILALEAQRAGAVVIGEDLGVFEPWVQDYLAERGVLGTSILWFEQTEDGPLAPEEYRAGALTSVNTHDLPPTAGYLAGEHVNLRDELGLLNRPVEEERQADSEAQEAVLEALRQRGLLPAAAEGQVAGQLRGEQIQQTVEALHEFILQTPSVLLGVALADLVGEKKTQNQPGTADEYPNWRIPLCGPDGEAVLLDDLEKNPRFRSLAALMQKGI from the coding sequence ATGAGTGCAAAGCCTACTGATCAATCTGTGCCGGACACCGATCTGCTCCACCAGCTCGCTGACTTCCACCACGTCGCCACCACGTTCAAGGGCTGGGACGGGTCCGAACAACAGGTCACGGACGCCACCCTGCGCCGGGTGCTGTCCGCCATGGGGCTGGACACGGCTACGGATAAGGATCTGGAACGGTCACTGGCACAGTCCCGGGCCGCCGTCTGGAAGGGGCCGCTGCCGCCCACCGCCGTCGTCCGGCAGGGCATCCCGGGCACTGTCGCGGTGCACCTGCCCGCCGGGAGTTCCGCACAGCTGACCCTCCGGCTCGAAGACGGCAGCGAACAGGACCTGGACTGGCCGGACACCCCCGAAGCGGAACTGGAGGTGGACGGCACTTTGGTGGCCCGCACCGCGGTGCCGCTGCCCGAGGGGCTGGAACTGGGCTGGCACCGACTGGAGCTGACGAGCGGAGCTACCCGGGCTGAGGCGGTCCTGGTGGTGACGCCGGACCGGCTGGGTACCGCCGACGCATTGCTGGCCAAGCGGGCCTGGGGAGTGCAGGCCCAGCTGTATTCGGTGCGCTCCTCCAGGTCCTGGGGCATCGGTGACCTGACCGACCTGGCGGACCTGGCCGCCGTCGCCGGCTCGGACTATGACGCCGGATTCGTCCTGATCAACCCGCTGCACGCCGCCGAGCCTGCGCCGCCCATTGAACCGTCCCCCTACCTGCCCACCACCCGGCGGTTCTTCAACCCGCTGTATATCCGGGTGGAAGCCGTGCCGGAGTACGCCTACCTGGGCGATGCGCAGCACCGGGCGGCCGAGGACACCGCCCGCAGCTTGTATGAGGCCAACACCTCCGCTGCCGAACTGGACCGGGACGCCAGCTTCGCCGGGAAGCTGAAGGTCCTCGAAGACGTCTACCGCGTCCCGCGCAGCCCGGCCCGGCAGCGGCAGTTCGAGGAATTCACGGCCGACGCAGGCCAGGGCCTGGAGAACTTCGCCCGCTGGTGTGCGCTGGCCGAGGAACTGGCGCCGGGCGCCCCGGAATGGGACGACGCCTCCGGTCCGGACAGCGAGTACGTGCTGGCGCAGTTGCCCAGGCTCCAGGAACGGATCGGCTTCTTCAAGTGGCTGCAGTGGATCCTCGACGAACAGCTCGAAGCCGTGCAGCAGGCGGCCCGGAAGGCCGGCATGGGAATCGGCGTCATCCACGACTTGGCGGTGGGGGTACACCCCGCCGGTGCGGATGCCTGGATGCTGCGTGACGTGCTGACCTCCGGCATTTCCGTGGGAGCCCCGCCGGACATGTTCAACCAGCGCGGACAGGACTGGAGCCAGCCGCCGTGGCACCCGGGCCGCCTGGCCGAGTCCGGCTACGCCGCATACCGGGACATGATCCGCACCATCCTCCGGCACGCCGGCGGGATCCGGGTGGACCACATCCTGGGCCTGTTCCGGCTGTGGTGGATCCCCCAGGACGCCGAGTCTCCCGGTGAGGGCGCCTACGTCTACTACGACCACGAGGCACTGATCGGCATTCTGGCCCTGGAAGCGCAGCGTGCCGGCGCCGTCGTCATCGGCGAGGACCTGGGCGTCTTCGAGCCGTGGGTGCAGGACTACCTGGCTGAACGCGGGGTGCTGGGCACGTCCATCCTCTGGTTCGAGCAGACCGAGGACGGCCCGCTGGCCCCCGAGGAGTACCGGGCGGGCGCGCTGACCAGCGTGAACACCCATGACCTGCCGCCCACCGCGGGATACCTGGCCGGAGAGCACGTGAACCTGCGCGATGAACTGGGCCTGCTGAACCGGCCCGTGGAAGAAGAGCGCCAGGCGGACAGCGAGGCGCAGGAAGCCGTACTGGAGGCGCTGCGCCAGCGCGGCCTGCTGCCCGCCGCCGCCGAGGGGCAGGTCGCGGGGCAGCTGCGCGGCGAGCAGATCCAGCAGACGGTGGAGGCGCTGCACGAGTTCATCCTGCAGACGCCCTCGGTGCTGCTCGGGGTTGCCCTGGCGGATCTGGTGGGGGAGAAGAAGACCCAGAACCAGCCCGGGACCGCCGATGAATACCCGAACTGGCGGATACCCCTCTGCGGTCCCGACGGAGAGGCGGTTCTGCTGGACGACCTGGAGAAAAACCCCCGGTTCCGGTCCCTGGCTGCGCTGATGCAGAAGGGGATCTAG
- a CDS encoding DUF6221 family protein, whose amino-acid sequence MDIVDFLVTRFQEDISEARKLLASPNVSLSDRWYEDRLLKECETKLMLIEIIGGARRHALSRMILDEEDEDDPRFREELEWTRLALSALAAVHEDHPDFQDAWRLTQERP is encoded by the coding sequence ATGGATATCGTGGATTTCCTGGTCACACGCTTCCAGGAAGACATCTCCGAAGCCCGCAAACTCCTCGCCTCCCCGAACGTTTCCCTCTCCGACCGCTGGTATGAAGACCGCCTGCTGAAGGAATGCGAAACCAAGCTCATGCTCATTGAGATCATCGGCGGAGCACGCCGGCATGCCCTCTCCCGCATGATCCTGGACGAAGAGGACGAGGATGATCCCCGGTTCCGGGAAGAACTGGAATGGACGCGGCTGGCCCTGTCCGCCCTCGCCGCCGTGCACGAGGACCACCCGGATTTCCAGGACGCGTGGCGGCTCACGCAGGAACGCCCCTAA
- a CDS encoding SDR family oxidoreductase has protein sequence MQPLLMGKNAVIYGGGGAIGGAVAQAFAREGARVFLAGRTPEPLQAVAAAIRAAGGVADTALLDATNERAVNQHADDVAAAAGSLDISLNVIQHGDVQGTPMVEMPVAEYLRPVDTAVQTFFLTSQAAARHMMRQRSGVILAFGGSGDPVPGLYLGGLQTAFEAMEAMRRQLSSELGRYGIRVLTLRTGGIPETLPENMEGAGEIADTITNATMLGRAATLDDVGYAAAFAASDRAASMTAATLNISAGALIDR, from the coding sequence ATGCAGCCGCTGCTTATGGGCAAGAACGCCGTCATCTACGGTGGCGGCGGGGCTATCGGCGGCGCGGTGGCGCAGGCCTTCGCCCGGGAAGGGGCCCGCGTGTTCCTTGCCGGGCGCACCCCGGAGCCGCTGCAGGCGGTGGCCGCGGCGATCAGGGCAGCCGGGGGAGTGGCGGACACGGCACTGCTGGATGCCACCAACGAGCGGGCCGTGAACCAGCATGCCGACGACGTAGCGGCCGCGGCGGGAAGCCTGGACATCTCCCTGAACGTAATTCAGCACGGAGACGTGCAGGGCACCCCCATGGTGGAAATGCCCGTGGCGGAGTACCTGCGCCCGGTGGACACCGCGGTGCAGACCTTTTTCCTCACCTCGCAGGCCGCAGCCCGGCACATGATGAGGCAGCGTTCGGGGGTGATCCTGGCCTTCGGCGGGTCCGGGGACCCCGTGCCGGGTCTGTACCTAGGCGGATTGCAGACCGCGTTCGAAGCCATGGAAGCGATGCGCCGGCAGCTCTCCAGTGAGCTGGGGCGCTACGGCATCCGGGTCCTGACCCTGCGCACCGGGGGCATTCCGGAAACCCTGCCGGAAAATATGGAAGGTGCCGGCGAGATTGCCGACACCATCACCAACGCCACCATGCTGGGCCGTGCCGCCACGCTGGACGACGTCGGCTATGCGGCGGCGTTTGCGGCCTCGGACCGCGCTGCCAGCATGACTGCCGCCACACTGAACATCAGCGCCGGTGCGCTGATTGACCGCTGA